The Sphingomonas donggukensis genomic interval TCGTGTCGCTGGCGGGCGAAGTCGGCGACCAGATCCCGATTGGATCGACTTTGGTGGTGATCGAGACCGAGGGCGAAGCGCCGGCTGTCGAGGCAGTCGAGGAGCGCGTCGAGGCAGAGAATCCGGGGGTCGAGGAAGTGGTGGTGGAAGCGCCCACGCCTGTCCCCGCTCAACAAACCCCCGTTCGTGCTGAGCCTGTCGAAGCACATGCCCCAAGCGCCGCGCCCGAGACACGTCCTTCGACAAGCTCAGGACGAACGGAAGAAGGTCAGGCACCCGCGCGCCACGCTCTCGCCTCCCCCGCGGTGCGTGCGCGCGCCAAGGATCTCGGCATCGATCTCGGCTCCGTGAAGCACGATGGTGCCCACGTGCGCCATGCCGATCTCGACGCATACCTGCGCTATTCGGGCGGGCAGGGCTATCACGCCCCCCACGCCAGCCGCGCTCGCGAGGATGAGGCGATCAAGGTCATCGGCATGCGCCGCCGCATCGCCGAGAACATGGCCGCGTCGAAGCGGCAGATTCCGCACTTCACCTATGTCGACGAGATCGACGTCACCGCGCTGGAGGACATGCGCGGCGACCTGAATGCCAACCGCGGCAACCGGCCCAAGCTGACGATGCTGCCGTTCCTGATCGTCGCGATCTGCCGCACCATTCCCGACTTCCCGATGCTCAACGCGCGTTACGACGACGAGGCGGGCGTGGTGACGCGGTCGGGTCGCGTGCATCTGGGCATGGCGACGCAGACCGATGCCGGTCTGATGGTGCCGGTGATCCGCGACGCGCAGGACAAGAATGTGTGGCAGCTGGCCTCCGAGATCGGCCGTCTGGCGGAGGCGGCGCGCACCGGCAAGGCCAAGTCGGACGAGCTGTCGGGATCGACTCTTACCGTCACCTCGCTAGGGCCGCTCGGCGGCATCGCGACGACGCCGGTCATCAACCGGCCGGAGGTCGCGATCATCGGTCCGAACAAGATCGTCGAGCGCCCGGTCTTCCGCGGCGACGACATCGTGCGGGCGAAGGTGATGAACCTGTCGATCAGCTGCGACCACCGTGTCGTCGATGGCTGGGACGCGGCGAGTTATGTCCAGGCCGTACGCAAGCTGCTCGAAACGCCGGTGCTGCTGTTCGCGGAGTGACGGCGTGGCGCACTGGCTGCTGACCTACGACCTGGCCGCCGACTATCTGGAGCGTCGTGCCGCGTTACGCAGCGCGCATCTGACGCTGGCGCAGGCGGCAGTGGATCGGGGTGAGCTGGTGCTCGGCGGGGCGCTCGCTGATCCGGTCGATCGCGCGGTGCTGCTGTTCGCGGGCGACGACGCCGCCGTGGCGGAGGGGTTTGCGCGGGCCGATCCTTATGTGACCGAGGGGCTGGTGACCGCGTGGCGGGTGCGGGCGTGGACGACGGTGGTCGGGCGCGATGCGGCGACGCCGGTGGTGATCCAGTAACGGGCGCGCCGCGGCAAAGCCGCGTCGTCGGACGGCGCTTTTGGCGCCGCCGGCCGATCGTGTAGCCAGTGCGCGTCGCAGCTTCGCTGCGGCTTGCGCTACACTAGTTCAAACAACCCCGCCGCGCCCATGCCCCCGGCGGTGCACATGCTGACCACGACATAGCGCACCCCGCGCCGGCGCCCCTCGAGCAGCGCGGCGCCGACCAGGCGGCTGCCGGTCATGCCGAACGGGTGGCCGACCGCGATCGCGCCGCCGTTGACGTTGTATTTAGCGGGATCGATGCCGAGGTGGTCGCGGCAATAGAGGCACTGGCTGGCGAATGCCTCGTTCAACTCCCACAGGCCGATGTCGCCGACCGACAGCCCGGCGCGCTCCAGCAGCTTGGGGATTGCGAAGACCGGGCCGATGCCCATTTCCTCGGGGGCGCAGCCTGCCGCCTGGAAGCCGCGGTAGAGGCCGAGGATATTCTTGCCCTCCGCCTCGGCGGCGGCGCGCTCCATCAGGATCTGCGCGGCGGCGCCGTCCGACAGCTGGCTGGCGTTGCCGGCGGTGATATTGTGGCTCTCCGGCACCAATGTCCCGCCCGACCACACGGTCTTCAGCCCGGCGAGGCCGTCGTAGGTCGTGCCGGCGCGGATGCCCTCGTCGCCGGTGACGGTCACCGTCTCGGTCCCGGTCTGGTTGCCCTCGCGGTCGAACAGCGCCTTTTCGACGGTGATCGGGGCGATCTCGTCGGCGGTGCGGGGAATGGCGGCGGCGGCACGCTGCTGGCTTTCGGCGGCGTAGCGGTCCTGCGCCTCGCGAGTGATGCCGTAGCGTTCTGCGACCACTTCCGCGGTTTCGATCATCGCCATCGCCGCATGCGGCACCTTGGCGAGCACCGAGGCGAGCTGCGCGCGAGGAGCGCCCTTCGTCACCGTGTGGCTGATCGATTCCATGCCCCCGGCCAGCGCCACGTCGATGTCGCCCGCGATGATCGAGCGGGCAGCGAGCGCGACCGCGGTCAGGCCGGAGCCGCATTTGCGGTCGAGAGTGAAGGCGGGGACCGACTCCGGAAGCCCGCCGGCGAAAATGCCCATGCGCCCGGCATTGCCGCCCTGTTCGCCCCATTGGCTGCCGACGCCCCAGAACACGTCGTCGATCCGCGTGGGATCGATGCCGGCGCGCGTCACCGCGGCGTTCATCACATGGCCGGCGAGGACCGGCGCCTCGGTCGCGTTGAAATAGCCGCGGTAAGCCTTGCCGATGCCGGTGCGGGCGGTGGCAACGATGGCGGCTTCGCGCATGAAAATAGTCCTTTTCGTGGTTCGGGTATGCGGATCAGTCGGCGAAGTGGGGCGCGCGGCGCTCCATGTTCGCCATCACCGCCTCGACCTGGTTGGGCGACCGCAGCAGTGCCGCCTGCTCGGCGCTTTCGGCCAGCAGGATCGCGGCGGCATCGGCGTCGGCGACTTGGTTGGCGAGCCGCTTGGCGGCGCGGACAGCGTGCGGATTGCGGCCCGCGATCTCCCGCGCCAGCGCCATCGCCGCGGTATGCGGATCGTCGGCGATGTGGGTGACGAAGCCGTAACCCTGCCCATCGGCGGCGGTGAATTCGCGCGCGGTGTACGCCAGCTCGCGCAAGTGATCGTCGCGCACCCGACCGCGCCACAGGGCGTATCCGGCCATGTCGGGGACGATCCCCCACTTGATCTCCATCACCGACATCCGCGTGTCGGGCGCGGCAAAAACGACGTCGGCGCCCGACAGGATTTGCAATCCGCCGCCGAACGCGATGCCGTGTGCCGCGCCGATCACGGGCACGGGCAGCGCGCGCCAGCCCCAGGCGAGCTGCTGCATCCAGTTCGCCGGCCCGTGGCTGCGCGTATCGAGCGCGTTGCCCGATCCGCCCGACGCCATGCTGGCCATGTCGAGCCCGGCGCAGAAAGCGCGGCCTTCGCCCGACAGCACGACGGCGCGCAGGCCGGGTTCTACCCTCAGCCGGTCGATCGCGTCGATGATCCCCTGCACCATCGCCGGGTCGAGCGCGTTCATCTTGTCGGGGCGGGAGAGGCGGACGTCGGCGATGCCGGCGTCGATGGCGATGGTCACGCGGTCGGTCATGGCGATGGGTTACGCCGGTGCGAGCCGATAGCCTATCCCTTTTTCGGTATGGAGCATCGCCTGCGCAAAGCCGCGGTCGAGCTTGGCGCGCAGGCGTGAGACGTGGACCGCGACGACGTTGGTGCCGGGGTCGAAGCGCAGACCCCACACCGCCTCCAGCAACGCCGAGCGCGGCACCGTCTGCCCGGCGTGATGCGCGAGGTGGAGCAGCAGGTCGAATTCGCGCGGGTGGAGCGTCAGGCGCTGCCCGGCGCGGGTGACCCGGCGGGCGATGCGGTCGATGATGAGTTCGCCGATGCCGATCGGCGGCGCGGCAAGGCGCAGGCGCGCGGCGATGCGCGCGGCGATCTCGTCCGCGCCCGCCCCGGCGGCGATGGCATCGGCGGCGCCGGCGTCGAGCGCGGCGGCGACGTCCGCGCTGTCGGACACCAGCACCACGACGGGACCCGGCCAGGATGCGACGCGATCGGTCAGCAGCGCCACGCCCTGATCCGCCACGGCGATGCCGCGCGCGGCAAGGGCGTCGGCAAGGCCGGGCACGTCGATCTCGATCCTGACGCTGGGCCCCATCGCGTCAGCCTAGCGCCGGTCGCGTGAGGCTATGCGGCAATCGCATCCGAACCGGTCGCTTCGATCGCGGCGAGCCGGCGGCGGGCGTGCGCCGCGACCAGTCGGTCGGAGTCGGCGACGGCCTCCTCCGCCAGCGCGTGGCCCTGGCCCGCGCCGAGCAGCGCGTCGAGCGCGGTGGTGCGCATCCGCGCGAACGGGTGGCGGCGCGCGAGCGTCTCGACCACGTCGATGCCATTCCCGAACTGCACGGCGAGCGCCAGCAGCGCCTCCGACGGGGCGACCGTCAGCCCGCCGACCACCGTGTCGGTGTCGATGTCGAAGCGATACTGGTCGATCCACGGCTGTGCGGGATCGTGGCCGAGAATATTGAGTGAGACCGAGAAGGCCTCGGGCGGCAGTTGGCGGTGGACGTCCAGCCGCTGGCGATAGAGCATCAGCCGTCCGGGCTCGAGCCGGGCGCGCTCGACGAAGCGCAGGTGCGCGCGCTCCCCGGGCAGGCCGAGGATGGCGGCGGGGTCGCGCTCGTAATAGTCGCTCCAATATCCCGGGCCGAGATAGCCGTAGGTCAGGAACGGGAAATTATGGTCGTGCGCGTCGCCGTAGAAGAACGCCTCGGCGCCGCTGCTGCGTACCGCGTCATCGGTCGCGGCGGGCCAGAAATTGGCGCGCAGGACATAGCGGGCGGACGGCGGCCGCAGGAGCACGACCTGCGCCGAATAGCCGTTGGTCGCGACCTGCCCGGCGCAGCGATCCTTCAGCTCGGCGATGGCCAGGTCGGCGAGGAAATGCGGGTTGCGCCCCAGCCGCGCGAGCAGCGGCCCGGCATCGGCGAAGCTGTCCTCGTCACGGGTATCGAACGGGTGTGCGTCGAGCGCGTCGACCAGCGCGTCGATGTCGAAGGCGGTGCCGGAGCCGGGCGCGATCAGGCGGGGCATGCGACGGCCCGCTCGCGGACCAGCGCCAGCGTCGCCGTGGCGGCGGCACGGACGCCGGGGCTGCCGTCGCGCTCGGCCAGCGCGGCCAGGCGGGGGAGGGCGGCGCGGGCGTCCAATGCCAGCCACTCGCGCATCGCGCTCCACCGGACATGGGGGGCGGGATCGCGGGTCGCGTCGTCGAACAGCGCGGCGGCGTCGCGGCGGCCCGACACTCGCAGCAGGGTGCGCAGCATCGCCGCGCGAGAGGACGCATCGTCGGTCGTGGCGACGCGCAGCAGCCGTCCGTCCAGGCTGGAGAATTCGCGAACCAGGGGCGCGGCTTCGGCGCGCAACACCACCGACAGCGTGGCGATCGTCGCCGTCGCGCCGGCGACGGCATGGCCGCCGACCCGCCCGTCATGGACGTGGATGTCGCCGTCGTGGAGCGGGAGCGGCGGCTGGGCGCGCGCGGGGGAGGCGGCCTGTTCGGGCGCGACCGGGCCGGCATGCCAGCGATGCAGCATCGCTCCGCCGGCGCGGACATAGTGGGTGACGACGACCTGTCCCGAGGCGACGACCACCGGCGGCAGGCTTGCAGCCCCCGCCGTCACCACCGCCGCGGCGATGCGGGCGGCGGGCACGTCGAGCAGCACCGCGCCGACCCGCCCGTGGTCGCGGGTGACGCGCAGAGGCGGCTCGAACAGCGGGTCCGTGGCCAGCGCCGCGACGAAGGGATCGAGCATCGCCGCGACCCAGCCGGTGTCGCCGAGCACCTCGAACGCGCAGCGCGTGGCGTGGGCGAGGTCGGTGGCGGCGGCGCCGGCGAAGGACGCGCACAGCGCCCGATGGACGGGCGAGGCCGTCCATTGGGCAGCGGCCCGCAGCGACCGCCGCCGCGCTGCTGCCCAGGCGCCGGGCGGCAGCGACTGCGGATCGACGGTCGGCGCGCTGCTCACGCTGCGGGGCCGAACCCGCCGGCGATGACGGCGATGCCGACGATATGTTCGAACGTGCTGTCGGCCATCGCGCCCACGCCGCGGATCGTTCCGTTCATTGCGACCTCGTCCGCCAGCCGGGCGATGTCGGCGATATCGATGGTGAGAATGTCCATGCCGATTCCTCCTTGAGTGTCCGCGGAACAGGCTGGTCGCGGAGGCGCGGGGCGGCGAGTTACAAGTTTGTAAAGCGCCGCCCCGCGCGATAGGCGGCGTCGCCATGAGCCAGCCTGCGTTCGATCCCACGCCCTTCTTCCGCGACCGGCCCGGTCACCACGGCACGACGCTCGGCATCGGCTGGCACGGGCAGGGCGACGGCTGGGTCGAGCTCGCGCTGCCCTATGATCCGGCGCAGATCGGCGACCTGGATTCCGGGGTGATCGCGTCGGGGCCGATCCTGACGCTGATGGACCAGGCGACGAGCCTTGCCGTGTGGATGAAGCGCGGTGCCTTCCTGCCGCACGCCACGCTCGACCTGCGGATCGATTACCTGCGCGCGGCGACGCCGGGTCGTACCGTCATCGGGCGCGGCGAATGTTACCGGCTGACGCACAGCATCGCCTTTGTGCGGGGGCAGGCGCATGACGGCGACCCGGACGACCCGCTGGCGCATGTCGCCGGCACGTTCATGGTCACGGGCAAGGCGCCCGGCACGGCGACGGGCGAGCGATGATCCTGCCGCCCTATGCCGAGCTGCTCGGCCTGAGTGTCGATATGAGCGCCGCCGACGGCCCCGTGGTAACGATGCCCTTTGCCGCGGGCGTGTCGGGCCGGCCCGGCTTCCTGCACGGCGGGGCGCTGGGCGGCATGCTGGAGATGGCGGCGATCGTCGCGCTGCGCGCGGCGCTGGACGACGCGAACATTGTCATCAAACCGGTCAATCTCACCGTCGACTATATGCGCGGCGGGCGCGAGAAGGACACGTTCGCCGCCGCGCACATCCGGCGCCTCGGCACACGCATCGCCAACATCGACGCGACCGCGTGGCAGGACGACCGCGCCAACCCGATCGCATCGGCGCGGCTCACGTTCCTGATCCGGCGCTGACGAGGCCCGAAAGTTCCGCGGGACGGGGTCGTATCGGAACTTTCAGTGCGCCTGCCCGACAGCATCAAAGTTGTACGGGACGGAATCGGGGAGACGCGCGACCATCCCCCCACAAGCCACATCTTCCGCTCTGTAGGACAGCGGAAAATACCCTTCGGGAACGTCCGCCGCTTATCCCTTCGTCAGTTTCATCAGCGTTCCGTTCGACCCGCGCCCGCCATCCTCCAGCAGCCAGATCGCGCCGTCGGGGCCTTGCTCGACCTCGCGGATGCGGGTGCCCATGTCCCATTGGTCGCCCTTGGCCGCGGTGGTGCCGGTCACATCGACGCGGACCAGCGCCTTCGACGACAGGCCGCCGATGAAGATGTCGCCCTTCCACTCAGGGAACATCGCGCCCGAATAGATCATCAGCCCGCCCGGCGAGATCACCGGGTTCCACCAGACTTTCGGCGCTTCATAGCCGTCGCCCGGCGCATGATCGGGGATCGGCTTGCCATCATAATGGTCGCCGTTCGACACGCGCGGATAGCCGTAGTTGGCGCCGGCGCGGATCAGGTTGACCTCGTCGCCGCCCTTCGGCCCCATTTCCTGCTCCCAGAGATTGCCCGCCGAATCGAAGGCGATGCCGAGCAGGTTGCGGTGGCCGTAGGTCCAGACCGCGGGATGGAAGCCCTTGGCGGTCAGCGCGGGATCGCCCGCGGGCTTGCCGTCGAGCGTCAGGCGCAGCACCTTGCCGAGCGTCGCCTTGGGATCCTGCGCCGGTTCGAACTTCTGGCGCTCGCCGTTGGTGAAGAACAGGTGCTTGCCGTCGGGCGCGAAGGCGATGCGGCCCGAATAATGGCCGTCACCCTCAACGAACGGGGTCGCGCGGAAGATTTCCTTGATGCCGGTCAGCTGCTCGGCGCCCCTGGCCTCCGACAGCGTGCCGCGTGCCAGCACCACGCCCTTGCCGCCCGGACCGCTCGCTG includes:
- a CDS encoding dihydrolipoamide acetyltransferase family protein, which produces MARFEFRLPDIGEGIAEAEIVAWHIAVGDRVEEDQQLADMMTDKATVEMESPVAGTVVSLAGEVGDQIPIGSTLVVIETEGEAPAVEAVEERVEAENPGVEEVVVEAPTPVPAQQTPVRAEPVEAHAPSAAPETRPSTSSGRTEEGQAPARHALASPAVRARAKDLGIDLGSVKHDGAHVRHADLDAYLRYSGGQGYHAPHASRAREDEAIKVIGMRRRIAENMAASKRQIPHFTYVDEIDVTALEDMRGDLNANRGNRPKLTMLPFLIVAICRTIPDFPMLNARYDDEAGVVTRSGRVHLGMATQTDAGLMVPVIRDAQDKNVWQLASEIGRLAEAARTGKAKSDELSGSTLTVTSLGPLGGIATTPVINRPEVAIIGPNKIVERPVFRGDDIVRAKVMNLSISCDHRVVDGWDAASYVQAVRKLLETPVLLFAE
- a CDS encoding YciI-like protein, which encodes MAHWLLTYDLAADYLERRAALRSAHLTLAQAAVDRGELVLGGALADPVDRAVLLFAGDDAAVAEGFARADPYVTEGLVTAWRVRAWTTVVGRDAATPVVIQ
- a CDS encoding thiolase family protein gives rise to the protein MREAAIVATARTGIGKAYRGYFNATEAPVLAGHVMNAAVTRAGIDPTRIDDVFWGVGSQWGEQGGNAGRMGIFAGGLPESVPAFTLDRKCGSGLTAVALAARSIIAGDIDVALAGGMESISHTVTKGAPRAQLASVLAKVPHAAMAMIETAEVVAERYGITREAQDRYAAESQQRAAAAIPRTADEIAPITVEKALFDREGNQTGTETVTVTGDEGIRAGTTYDGLAGLKTVWSGGTLVPESHNITAGNASQLSDGAAAQILMERAAAEAEGKNILGLYRGFQAAGCAPEEMGIGPVFAIPKLLERAGLSVGDIGLWELNEAFASQCLYCRDHLGIDPAKYNVNGGAIAVGHPFGMTGSRLVGAALLEGRRRGVRYVVVSMCTAGGMGAAGLFELV
- a CDS encoding crotonase/enoyl-CoA hydratase family protein, which gives rise to MTDRVTIAIDAGIADVRLSRPDKMNALDPAMVQGIIDAIDRLRVEPGLRAVVLSGEGRAFCAGLDMASMASGGSGNALDTRSHGPANWMQQLAWGWRALPVPVIGAAHGIAFGGGLQILSGADVVFAAPDTRMSVMEIKWGIVPDMAGYALWRGRVRDDHLRELAYTAREFTAADGQGYGFVTHIADDPHTAAMALAREIAGRNPHAVRAAKRLANQVADADAAAILLAESAEQAALLRSPNQVEAVMANMERRAPHFAD
- a CDS encoding winged helix-turn-helix domain-containing protein, with the translated sequence MGPSVRIEIDVPGLADALAARGIAVADQGVALLTDRVASWPGPVVVLVSDSADVAAALDAGAADAIAAGAGADEIAARIAARLRLAAPPIGIGELIIDRIARRVTRAGQRLTLHPREFDLLLHLAHHAGQTVPRSALLEAVWGLRFDPGTNVVAVHVSRLRAKLDRGFAQAMLHTEKGIGYRLAPA
- a CDS encoding transposase — its product is MPRLIAPGSGTAFDIDALVDALDAHPFDTRDEDSFADAGPLLARLGRNPHFLADLAIAELKDRCAGQVATNGYSAQVVLLRPPSARYVLRANFWPAATDDAVRSSGAEAFFYGDAHDHNFPFLTYGYLGPGYWSDYYERDPAAILGLPGERAHLRFVERARLEPGRLMLYRQRLDVHRQLPPEAFSVSLNILGHDPAQPWIDQYRFDIDTDTVVGGLTVAPSEALLALAVQFGNGIDVVETLARRHPFARMRTTALDALLGAGQGHALAEEAVADSDRLVAAHARRRLAAIEATGSDAIAA
- a CDS encoding PaaI family thioesterase; the protein is MSQPAFDPTPFFRDRPGHHGTTLGIGWHGQGDGWVELALPYDPAQIGDLDSGVIASGPILTLMDQATSLAVWMKRGAFLPHATLDLRIDYLRAATPGRTVIGRGECYRLTHSIAFVRGQAHDGDPDDPLAHVAGTFMVTGKAPGTATGER
- a CDS encoding PaaI family thioesterase, which produces MILPPYAELLGLSVDMSAADGPVVTMPFAAGVSGRPGFLHGGALGGMLEMAAIVALRAALDDANIVIKPVNLTVDYMRGGREKDTFAAAHIRRLGTRIANIDATAWQDDRANPIASARLTFLIRR
- a CDS encoding PQQ-dependent sugar dehydrogenase, with the protein product MRLAALALATTLIACTDAGPSNAQQAAPAAASGKPFTVTKVADFVAPWAMTFLPDGRMLVTEKAGQLLLVSADGKTSRSIATLPVDAAGQGGLMDVVLAPGFATNRQVYLSYSASGPGGKGVVLARGTLSEARGAEQLTGIKEIFRATPFVEGDGHYSGRIAFAPDGKHLFFTNGERQKFEPAQDPKATLGKVLRLTLDGKPAGDPALTAKGFHPAVWTYGHRNLLGIAFDSAGNLWEQEMGPKGGDEVNLIRAGANYGYPRVSNGDHYDGKPIPDHAPGDGYEAPKVWWNPVISPGGLMIYSGAMFPEWKGDIFIGGLSSKALVRVDVTGTTAAKGDQWDMGTRIREVEQGPDGAIWLLEDGGRGSNGTLMKLTKG